In Paraburkholderia phenazinium, the following are encoded in one genomic region:
- a CDS encoding metal-dependent hydrolase family protein: MTITVISGGNVLDLSQGTLLEHHHVVIEDGHIVEVTDRPVDLPGARVVDARGKTVMPGLIDCHVHVLASSANLGTNATQPNILAAIRALPILSAMLGRGFTSVRDAGGADWGLTQALATGLIPGPRIFPSGKALSQTGGHGDFRPRGDMLEPCSCCFRAGAIARVVDGVDAVRLAVREEIQKGATQIKIMASGGVASPTDPIGNTQYSEDEIRAIVAEAHAANTYVMAHAYTGRAIARAVRCGVRTIEHGNLVDEAAARLMHEHGAFVVPTLVTYDALAKHGAEYGLPADSIAKVETVRQAGRDSLQIYARAGVPMGFGSDLLGEMHTFQSDELRIRAEVLGNLETLRSATTIAAQIVDRPGKLGVIAAGAIADVLVVDGDPLRDIGVLTGQGERIEYVFQRGEVVSQRGRVASR; this comes from the coding sequence ATGACCATCACGGTAATCAGCGGCGGCAACGTACTGGACCTGTCGCAGGGTACGTTGCTCGAACATCATCATGTTGTGATCGAAGACGGTCACATCGTCGAAGTCACCGACCGGCCGGTGGATCTGCCGGGCGCGCGCGTGGTCGACGCGCGCGGCAAGACGGTGATGCCGGGCCTGATCGACTGTCACGTGCATGTGCTCGCGTCGAGCGCGAACCTCGGCACGAACGCGACCCAACCCAACATCCTCGCGGCGATTCGCGCGCTGCCGATTCTCTCGGCGATGCTCGGCCGCGGCTTCACGAGCGTGCGCGATGCGGGCGGCGCCGATTGGGGGCTGACCCAGGCGCTCGCAACCGGCCTGATTCCGGGGCCGCGCATTTTCCCATCCGGCAAGGCGTTGTCGCAGACCGGCGGGCATGGCGATTTCCGCCCGCGTGGCGACATGCTCGAACCGTGTTCGTGCTGCTTTCGCGCCGGGGCGATTGCGCGGGTGGTCGACGGCGTCGATGCCGTGCGGCTTGCCGTGCGCGAAGAAATCCAGAAGGGCGCGACGCAGATCAAGATCATGGCGTCGGGCGGCGTCGCCTCGCCGACCGACCCGATCGGCAACACCCAGTATTCCGAAGACGAGATCCGCGCAATCGTCGCCGAGGCGCATGCGGCCAATACGTACGTGATGGCGCATGCGTACACCGGCCGCGCGATCGCGCGTGCCGTGCGCTGCGGCGTGCGCACGATCGAGCACGGCAATCTCGTGGATGAAGCGGCGGCGCGCCTGATGCACGAGCATGGCGCCTTCGTCGTGCCGACGCTGGTGACCTACGACGCACTTGCGAAGCACGGAGCCGAGTACGGCCTGCCGGCCGATTCGATCGCCAAGGTCGAGACCGTGCGGCAAGCCGGCCGCGACTCGCTGCAGATCTATGCGCGCGCCGGCGTGCCGATGGGTTTCGGCTCCGACCTGCTCGGCGAGATGCATACGTTCCAGAGCGACGAACTGCGGATTCGCGCCGAGGTGCTGGGCAATCTGGAGACGCTGCGTTCGGCCACGACGATTGCCGCGCAGATCGTCGACCGGCCTGGCAAGCTCGGTGTTATCGCTGCCGGTGCGATTGCGGATGTGCTGGTGGTGGACGGCGATCCGCTGCGCGATATCGGCGTGTTGACCGGGCAGGGCGAGCGCATCGAGTACGTGTTCCAGCGCGGCGAAGTGGTGAGTCAGCGGGGACGGGTGGCGTCGAGGTAA
- a CDS encoding substrate-binding domain-containing protein — protein MNAALPLRRLAATLLALSVLSAAGSACAADKKKIALVQINQEALFFTQMDQGAQAAAKAAGVNLEIYNSNNDPNAQNNAIETYIQQKVDAILVVAIDVNGIKPAITEAKKAGIPVVTIDAIVNGDNSVQVGVDNKKVGVDIGKYTANYINRSLGGKAQIGVVGALNSFIQNVRLDGFKEGVASAPGAKIVSTVDGQNVQDQAQTAAENLISGNPNLQIVYATGEPALIGLVAAALSQGSTDHLKIVGWDLSAQAIKGIDAGFVTAVVQQDPEGEGKAAVGAALKLIARQPVDKNISVPVTIVTKANVDKYRAIFK, from the coding sequence ATGAACGCAGCACTACCTTTGCGCCGGCTCGCCGCCACCCTCCTTGCGCTGTCGGTGTTGAGCGCCGCCGGATCCGCGTGCGCCGCGGACAAGAAGAAGATCGCCCTCGTGCAGATCAACCAGGAAGCGCTTTTCTTCACACAGATGGACCAGGGCGCGCAGGCCGCGGCGAAAGCGGCCGGCGTCAATCTGGAGATCTACAACTCGAACAACGACCCGAACGCGCAAAACAACGCGATCGAGACGTATATTCAGCAGAAGGTCGATGCGATTCTGGTGGTCGCGATCGACGTCAACGGCATCAAGCCCGCCATCACCGAAGCGAAGAAGGCCGGCATTCCGGTCGTCACCATCGACGCCATCGTGAACGGCGACAACTCGGTGCAGGTGGGCGTGGACAACAAGAAGGTCGGCGTGGATATCGGCAAATACACGGCGAACTACATCAACAGGAGCCTCGGCGGCAAGGCGCAGATCGGCGTCGTCGGCGCGTTGAATTCGTTCATCCAGAACGTGCGGCTCGATGGCTTCAAGGAAGGCGTGGCGAGTGCGCCGGGCGCGAAGATCGTGTCGACCGTCGACGGCCAGAACGTGCAGGATCAGGCGCAAACGGCGGCTGAGAACCTGATTTCGGGCAATCCGAATCTGCAGATCGTCTACGCAACGGGCGAACCCGCGCTGATCGGCCTGGTGGCGGCCGCCCTCTCGCAAGGCTCGACCGATCACCTGAAGATCGTCGGCTGGGACTTGAGTGCGCAGGCCATCAAGGGCATCGACGCCGGCTTCGTAACCGCCGTCGTGCAGCAGGATCCCGAGGGCGAAGGCAAGGCGGCCGTCGGCGCGGCGCTCAAGCTGATCGCCAGACAGCCGGTCGACAAGAACATCTCCGTGCCCGTCACGATCGTGACCAAGGCGAATGTGGACAAATACCGCGCTATCTTCAAGTAA
- a CDS encoding DMT family transporter: MSRPERLQFLSDLMLLAVAVVWGTSYGVAKSALAYYPVLGLLALRFGITFVVLSPALRPLRHADARALRGVLGAGVLLFSIFLCETFGLLLTRAANAAFLISLCVVLTPLVEWSLLKRRPSRIEWAAVALSLLGAWLLTGGDTFTLSPGDALILAAALLRAVTVCVTKRVMRDAALPPLTVTAVQSGVVAFGSAAVALLFARDQWQPVPSFAGHPTFWGSVFYLVLACTLFAFFAQNYGIKRSSPTRVALLMGSEPAFGALFACLWLGERIAPMAWVGGGLIVAASLLATVRWRKGVPVEVPAAPQQA; this comes from the coding sequence ATGTCCAGACCCGAACGCCTGCAATTCCTGTCCGACCTGATGCTGCTCGCCGTCGCCGTGGTGTGGGGTACCAGCTATGGCGTCGCCAAAAGCGCGCTCGCCTATTACCCGGTTCTCGGGCTGCTTGCGTTGCGCTTCGGCATCACCTTCGTGGTGCTGTCGCCCGCGCTACGGCCCCTGCGTCATGCCGACGCCCGCGCCTTGCGCGGCGTGCTCGGCGCCGGCGTGCTGCTGTTCAGCATCTTTCTGTGCGAGACCTTCGGCCTGCTGCTCACACGCGCGGCCAACGCGGCGTTTCTCATCAGCCTGTGCGTGGTGTTGACGCCGCTGGTCGAGTGGTCGCTTCTGAAGCGCCGGCCGAGCCGCATCGAATGGGCGGCTGTAGCGCTGTCGTTGCTCGGTGCGTGGTTGCTGACCGGAGGCGACACCTTCACGCTCAGTCCCGGCGATGCGTTGATCCTCGCGGCCGCGCTTCTGCGTGCTGTGACCGTCTGCGTGACCAAGCGCGTGATGCGCGATGCGGCACTGCCGCCTTTGACCGTGACCGCCGTGCAATCCGGCGTGGTGGCATTCGGCAGCGCAGCCGTGGCGCTGCTGTTTGCCCGCGACCAATGGCAACCCGTGCCGTCGTTTGCAGGGCATCCGACGTTCTGGGGCAGCGTGTTCTATCTGGTGCTCGCCTGCACGCTGTTCGCGTTCTTTGCGCAGAACTATGGAATCAAACGCAGCAGCCCGACGCGCGTCGCGCTGCTGATGGGTAGTGAGCCGGCGTTTGGCGCGCTGTTCGCGTGCCTGTGGTTAGGCGAGCGGATCGCGCCGATGGCGTGGGTCGGCGGCGGGTTGATCGTGGCGGCGTCGTTGCTGGCTACGGTGCGCTGGCGCAAGGGGGTGCCGGTTGAGGTACCCGCGGCGCCGCAACAGGCTTAA
- a CDS encoding BtpA/SgcQ family protein, with product METSSGVGRGRLDCVAQIFGRPRSVVIGVIHCPAFPGSPRYQGASSEALYAAARADALAYASGGVDGLIIENHGDVPFSKPDDIGHETSAFMAVTADRIARETGLPIGINVLANAAIPALAIAAASQAAFVRVNQWANAYVANEGLIEGAAASALRYRARLRADGISVFADAHVKHGAHAIVADRALEELVRDVEFFDADAIIATGQRTGDAASPDYLRQIRAATTLPLLVGSGCTERNVAEILSIVDGVIVASSLKVGGVWWNPVDEAKVRAFMQAAR from the coding sequence ATGGAAACTTCTTCTGGTGTTGGCCGTGGACGTCTCGACTGCGTCGCGCAGATTTTTGGCCGCCCTCGCAGTGTGGTGATCGGCGTGATTCACTGTCCGGCGTTCCCCGGTTCGCCGCGCTATCAGGGCGCGTCGAGCGAAGCGTTGTATGCGGCCGCGCGCGCCGATGCGCTCGCTTATGCGAGCGGCGGCGTCGATGGCCTGATCATCGAAAATCACGGCGACGTGCCGTTCTCGAAGCCGGACGATATCGGTCATGAGACCTCGGCGTTCATGGCCGTGACGGCGGATCGCATCGCGCGGGAAACCGGCCTGCCGATCGGCATCAACGTGCTCGCGAATGCGGCGATTCCGGCGCTCGCAATCGCCGCGGCGAGCCAGGCGGCCTTCGTGCGGGTCAATCAGTGGGCCAACGCGTATGTCGCGAACGAGGGCTTGATCGAAGGGGCCGCCGCCAGCGCATTGCGCTACCGCGCGCGCCTGCGGGCCGACGGCATCAGCGTATTCGCGGATGCGCACGTCAAGCACGGCGCGCATGCGATTGTCGCGGACCGCGCGCTGGAGGAGTTGGTGCGCGACGTGGAATTCTTCGATGCCGATGCGATCATCGCCACCGGCCAGCGCACCGGCGACGCCGCCAGCCCGGATTACCTGCGGCAGATTCGCGCCGCGACCACCTTGCCGTTGCTGGTGGGCAGCGGCTGCACCGAGCGCAACGTCGCGGAGATTCTTTCCATCGTCGACGGCGTGATCGTCGCGAGTTCGTTGAAGGTGGGCGGCGTCTGGTGGAATCCGGTCGACGAAGCGAAAGTCCGCGCCTTCATGCAAGCGGCGCGCTAA
- a CDS encoding ribokinase — protein sequence MTHRQERVCVVGNAAIDLSLRVAHLPLAGETSLALQSASDFGGKGANQALAATRAGTSTQLFAAVGQDADGDRLIAHLNAEGIDTQHVLRVPRPTDLSIVTVDAQGENTIVTRNEVAAGFHPEPGAVLDATRAGDWIALQGNLSADVTADVLCAARFNARRTLLNPGPVCFDCMPMLADVDLLVVNRVEAATLTAQDDAAQAATALHRAGAREVCVTLGANGVLWCNDNGIYRLAAIPTHAVDTVGAGDAFCGTLLAALAQDLAMPLALRWAQTVAAYAVARRGAQASFPDRATTRDLLHSSVPPLQAS from the coding sequence ATGACGCATCGCCAGGAACGCGTCTGCGTGGTCGGCAATGCGGCGATCGATCTGAGCCTGCGCGTCGCGCATCTGCCGCTCGCCGGCGAAACCTCGCTCGCCCTGCAAAGCGCCTCCGACTTCGGCGGCAAGGGTGCCAATCAGGCGCTGGCGGCGACACGCGCGGGCACATCCACGCAACTGTTTGCGGCGGTCGGCCAGGACGCGGACGGCGACCGGCTGATCGCCCATCTGAACGCCGAAGGCATCGACACGCAACATGTGCTGCGCGTGCCCCGCCCGACCGATCTCTCCATCGTCACCGTCGACGCTCAAGGCGAGAACACCATCGTCACGCGCAACGAAGTCGCAGCGGGGTTTCACCCCGAGCCCGGCGCCGTACTCGACGCCACCCGCGCCGGCGACTGGATCGCCTTGCAAGGCAACCTGAGCGCCGACGTCACCGCCGACGTCTTATGCGCGGCGCGCTTCAACGCGCGCCGTACCTTGCTCAATCCCGGACCCGTCTGCTTCGATTGCATGCCCATGCTGGCCGACGTGGATCTGCTGGTGGTCAACCGCGTCGAAGCCGCGACGCTCACCGCGCAAGATGATGCCGCGCAGGCGGCCACGGCATTGCATCGCGCCGGTGCCCGCGAGGTCTGCGTGACGCTTGGCGCAAACGGCGTACTCTGGTGCAACGACAACGGCATTTACCGTCTCGCCGCGATACCCACCCATGCCGTGGATACCGTCGGCGCCGGCGATGCATTCTGCGGCACGCTGCTCGCCGCGCTGGCGCAAGACCTCGCCATGCCGCTCGCGCTGCGCTGGGCCCAGACCGTGGCCGCCTATGCCGTCGCGCGACGCGGGGCGCAAGCCAGCTTTCCCGACCGCGCGACGACGCGCGATTTGCTGCACTCCTCCGTTCCTCCCCTTCAGGCAAGTTGA
- a CDS encoding phosphotriesterase family protein codes for MRSIFRHASPLPIGVDSGYVMTVLGPLPVAQMGVTLMHEHILLDASGKWVPPSCCGDREIGEQKVHIGILGALRMNPLMNRDNCQLFDVEAAIDELMRFRELGGETVVDPTNLGIGRDPAALQVVARRTGLNIVMSTGFYLEPSHPRYVSERSIDDLAEQLIFEVGGAHDKPDVVAGLIGEIGVSAAFTPNEEKSLRAAARASAATRVPLSIHLPGWVRHGHRVLDVVEAEGADLQHTVLCHMNPSHMDTEYQHTLARRGAWLEYDMIGMDYYYADEDAQSPSDEENARAIKALIDAGFVDRLLMSQDVFLKTMLTRYGGYGYGYILKHFVPRLRRHGVTNPQIETMMIANPAKVFSRQR; via the coding sequence ATGAGGTCGATTTTCCGCCACGCTTCCCCGCTGCCCATCGGCGTGGACAGCGGCTACGTGATGACCGTGCTCGGCCCGCTGCCGGTCGCGCAGATGGGCGTCACGCTGATGCATGAGCACATCCTGCTGGATGCGTCGGGCAAGTGGGTGCCGCCTTCATGTTGCGGCGATCGCGAGATCGGCGAGCAGAAGGTGCATATCGGCATTCTGGGCGCGCTGCGGATGAATCCGTTGATGAACCGCGACAACTGCCAACTGTTCGATGTCGAAGCCGCGATCGACGAACTGATGCGCTTTCGCGAGCTGGGCGGCGAGACGGTGGTGGATCCGACCAACCTCGGCATTGGCCGCGACCCGGCCGCGTTGCAAGTCGTGGCGCGGCGCACGGGGCTCAACATTGTGATGTCCACCGGCTTTTATCTGGAGCCCTCGCATCCCCGCTACGTCAGCGAGCGGTCGATCGACGATCTGGCCGAGCAACTGATTTTCGAAGTCGGCGGTGCGCACGACAAGCCCGACGTCGTGGCCGGCCTGATCGGCGAGATCGGGGTCTCCGCAGCCTTCACGCCCAACGAAGAAAAGTCGCTGCGGGCGGCCGCGCGCGCGAGCGCCGCGACCCGCGTGCCGCTCTCGATCCATCTGCCAGGCTGGGTGCGCCATGGACACCGCGTGCTGGACGTCGTCGAGGCCGAAGGCGCCGACCTGCAACACACCGTGCTATGCCACATGAACCCCAGCCACATGGACACGGAGTACCAGCACACCCTGGCGCGGCGTGGCGCCTGGCTCGAATACGACATGATCGGCATGGACTACTACTACGCCGATGAGGACGCGCAGTCGCCATCGGATGAAGAGAACGCGCGGGCCATCAAGGCGCTGATCGACGCGGGCTTCGTCGACCGGCTGCTGATGTCGCAAGACGTGTTTCTCAAGACCATGCTGACCCGCTACGGCGGCTATGGCTACGGTTACATCCTCAAGCATTTCGTGCCGCGGTTGCGACGCCATGGCGTGACGAACCCGCAGATCGAAACCATGATGATCGCCAATCCGGCGAAGGTCTTTTCGCGGCAACGCTGA
- a CDS encoding ABC transporter permease, producing MQKEKDPKAPHRSLQNRLGGNAGVASIAVFFVCCAVAFSFATDTFLTTGNLLNVLRQSAPLLIVATAMTLVITTGGIDLSIGSTLALVGALAAIALHAGVADGVVLIGGLLLGALIGAINGYFIAWAGMPAFIVTLGTLSVVRGLALLITQGYSVPIENDGWFVQLGRGHLLGVPMPAVISIATLLAGWFALRHMRFGRYVVGIGTNAEGVRRAGVNVRIVTLKVYILSGAAAGLAGLITTARLGSGSSNQGVGFELAVIAAVVLGSTNLFGGRGTILGTLLGALTIAVLGNGLILIHVSPFYTQIIQGAIMLLAIWMNTRIFSPQRSRKG from the coding sequence ATGCAAAAGGAAAAGGACCCGAAGGCGCCGCACCGCTCGCTGCAGAACCGGCTCGGCGGCAACGCGGGGGTTGCCAGCATCGCGGTGTTCTTTGTGTGCTGCGCCGTCGCCTTCAGTTTCGCCACCGATACCTTCCTCACCACCGGCAACCTGCTGAACGTGCTGCGCCAGAGCGCACCGCTCCTGATCGTCGCAACCGCGATGACGCTCGTGATCACCACCGGCGGCATCGACCTGTCGATCGGCTCGACCCTCGCGCTGGTGGGCGCGCTTGCCGCCATCGCGCTGCATGCGGGTGTGGCGGACGGCGTCGTGCTGATCGGCGGCCTCCTGCTCGGTGCGCTGATCGGTGCGATCAACGGTTACTTCATCGCCTGGGCGGGCATGCCGGCCTTCATCGTCACGCTCGGCACGCTCTCGGTGGTGCGCGGCCTTGCGCTGCTGATCACGCAGGGCTATTCCGTGCCGATCGAAAACGACGGCTGGTTCGTGCAACTCGGCCGCGGACATCTGCTCGGCGTGCCGATGCCCGCCGTAATCTCCATCGCGACGCTGCTTGCCGGCTGGTTTGCCTTGCGGCACATGCGCTTTGGACGCTACGTGGTCGGCATCGGCACGAATGCGGAAGGCGTGCGGCGGGCCGGCGTCAACGTGCGCATCGTGACGTTGAAGGTCTACATCCTCAGCGGCGCGGCGGCCGGGCTTGCGGGACTCATCACCACCGCGCGTCTGGGCAGCGGTTCGTCGAATCAGGGGGTCGGCTTCGAACTCGCGGTGATCGCCGCGGTGGTGCTCGGGAGTACGAATCTGTTCGGCGGCCGCGGCACCATTCTCGGCACGCTGCTGGGCGCGCTCACGATCGCCGTGCTCGGCAACGGGCTGATCCTGATTCACGTCTCGCCGTTCTATACGCAGATCATCCAGGGCGCCATCATGCTGCTCGCCATCTGGATGAACACGCGCATTTTCTCGCCGCAACGCAGTCGCAAGGGCTAA
- a CDS encoding LysR family transcriptional regulator — protein MNPNELFALLHDMAVFARVVEAGNFSVAARQLGSTPSTVSRQIKRLEDALATRLLERSTRKVRVTESGAQVARYCREMVSAAAGAVDAAGQLAGRPQGKVSVSAPTQFARTVIHPLVPGFLRAYPEVDLQLLYADHDVDPLDDDLDLVIHLTERPPPGLAGRRLGTVRWLLCASQAYLDARGTPQAPRELAQHDCIYLGETADDNRWRLRRGTHTQTVEVRGRYIANHAGARLEAAQQGFGIANLPEFAAADALARGELVPVLPDWALEGQAYVGTVWLLYPPNRFLPLKVRALIDYLVEHLHGLE, from the coding sequence ATGAACCCCAACGAACTTTTCGCCCTGTTGCACGATATGGCGGTGTTTGCGCGCGTTGTTGAGGCCGGCAATTTCTCGGTGGCGGCGCGCCAGCTCGGCAGCACGCCGTCGACGGTCAGCCGGCAGATCAAGCGTCTCGAGGACGCGCTCGCCACCCGCCTGCTGGAGCGCTCGACGCGCAAGGTGCGGGTCACCGAATCGGGTGCGCAGGTGGCGCGCTACTGCCGGGAGATGGTGAGCGCCGCCGCGGGCGCGGTCGATGCCGCCGGTCAACTCGCCGGCCGCCCCCAAGGCAAGGTGAGCGTCAGCGCGCCGACGCAGTTCGCCCGCACGGTGATCCACCCGCTCGTGCCGGGTTTCCTGCGCGCCTATCCGGAGGTCGATCTCCAACTGCTGTATGCGGACCACGACGTCGACCCGCTGGACGACGATCTCGACCTCGTGATCCATTTGACCGAGCGGCCGCCACCCGGCCTGGCAGGGCGGCGGCTAGGGACGGTGCGCTGGCTGCTGTGTGCGTCGCAGGCCTATCTGGACGCGCGCGGCACGCCGCAAGCGCCGCGCGAGCTCGCCCAGCACGACTGCATCTATCTCGGCGAAACGGCGGACGATAACCGCTGGCGTTTGCGGCGCGGCACGCACACGCAGACCGTCGAGGTGCGCGGGCGCTATATCGCCAATCATGCTGGCGCGCGGCTTGAAGCGGCGCAACAGGGCTTCGGCATCGCCAACCTGCCGGAATTCGCGGCGGCGGATGCGCTCGCGCGTGGCGAACTGGTGCCGGTGTTGCCCGACTGGGCGCTCGAAGGACAGGCTTATGTGGGCACGGTGTGGCTGCTCTATCCGCCGAACCGGTTTTTGCCGTTGAAGGTGCGAGCCTTGATCGATTACCTGGTCGAGCATCTGCACGGCCTCGAATGA
- a CDS encoding ATP-binding cassette domain-containing protein produces the protein MNSDAIPPRVRMENITKSYGAVQSLRGVTLEVAPGEVLGLVGDNGAGKSTVSKVLAGAVIPDSGRIEIDGEPVRFEDPGDARKHRIEMVYQDLSLCDTVDVAGNLFFGREPMRRMLGIPMLDHAKMHHDAREMLDGLGIRIPSTRLDVENLSGGQRQAIAISRAVSFDPKVLIMDEPTAALAVAEVEAVLELVQTISRRGVSVILISHRLQDLFLVCDRISVMYEGQNVADRKIGETNLEEIVDLIVGRKFKARSARALAEN, from the coding sequence ATGAACAGCGATGCCATCCCTCCACGCGTACGCATGGAAAACATCACCAAGAGCTACGGCGCTGTTCAGTCGTTGCGCGGGGTGACTCTGGAAGTGGCGCCGGGTGAAGTGCTCGGACTGGTGGGCGATAACGGCGCGGGCAAATCCACGGTGTCGAAGGTGCTGGCGGGCGCGGTGATTCCCGATAGCGGCCGCATCGAAATCGACGGCGAGCCGGTGCGTTTCGAAGACCCCGGCGACGCCCGCAAGCATCGCATCGAAATGGTCTATCAGGACCTGTCGCTCTGCGATACGGTGGATGTGGCCGGCAACCTGTTCTTCGGCCGCGAGCCGATGCGGCGCATGCTGGGCATCCCCATGCTCGATCACGCGAAGATGCATCACGACGCCCGCGAGATGCTCGACGGTCTGGGCATCCGCATTCCGAGCACGCGTCTCGATGTCGAAAACCTCTCGGGCGGCCAGCGTCAGGCCATTGCGATTTCGCGCGCGGTGTCGTTCGACCCGAAAGTGCTGATCATGGACGAGCCCACCGCGGCGCTCGCCGTGGCCGAAGTCGAAGCCGTACTCGAACTGGTGCAGACCATCAGCCGCCGCGGCGTCAGCGTGATCCTGATCAGCCATCGCCTGCAGGACCTGTTTCTCGTCTGCGACCGCATCAGCGTGATGTACGAAGGACAGAACGTGGCGGACCGCAAGATCGGCGAGACGAATCTCGAGGAGATCGTCGACCTGATCGTCGGACGTAAATTCAAAGCGCGCTCGGCGCGGGCTCTTGCGGAGAACTGA
- a CDS encoding PPC domain-containing DNA-binding protein, translating into MQTHPVRLSPGDDLRGALEDVLRARNLTAAFVLQGIGSLSVAQLRFAGVDQPTELRGDLEILTLAGSISPDGAHLHMSVADARGQVFGGHVARGCSVRTTAEILLALLPEHRFSREHDARSGFPELVIRPESHQA; encoded by the coding sequence ATGCAAACCCATCCCGTGCGCCTTTCCCCGGGCGACGACCTGCGCGGCGCGCTCGAAGACGTGCTGCGCGCACGCAATCTGACGGCGGCCTTCGTGCTGCAGGGCATCGGCAGCCTGAGCGTCGCGCAGTTGCGCTTCGCCGGTGTCGACCAGCCCACCGAGTTACGCGGTGACCTCGAAATTCTCACGCTGGCCGGTTCGATCTCGCCCGATGGCGCGCATCTGCACATGTCCGTTGCCGACGCGCGCGGCCAGGTGTTCGGCGGACACGTGGCGCGCGGCTGCAGCGTTCGCACGACGGCGGAGATCTTGCTGGCGCTGCTGCCCGAGCATCGTTTCTCACGCGAGCACGATGCGCGTTCAGGTTTCCCGGAACTTGTGATCCGGCCTGAATCGCATCAGGCGTGA
- a CDS encoding glutamine amidotransferase produces MTPSAHSAHSILLAGESWTSTATHIKGFDQFPTVTYHNGAKLFLDALKDSRYTIRHMPSHEAQEDFPSTLEGLLAYEAIILSDIGANTLLLHPDTWAKSQRTPNRLKLLREYVAAGGGLMMVGGYLSFQGINGSARFRGTPVEEVLPVTCLPYDDRVEVPEGFTPQVVAAHPLVDGLGTAWPHLLGYNEVQLKPDATLIATVPETGHPLLVAGTYGKGRTLAWTSDMSHHWLPPEFSDWDGNARLWLNCLDWLSSGGE; encoded by the coding sequence ATGACCCCATCCGCTCATTCCGCGCATTCGATCCTGCTTGCGGGGGAAAGCTGGACCAGCACGGCAACGCACATCAAAGGCTTCGACCAGTTTCCGACCGTGACGTATCACAACGGCGCGAAGCTGTTCCTCGATGCGCTGAAAGACAGCCGTTACACGATCCGCCATATGCCGAGCCATGAGGCGCAGGAGGACTTTCCGAGCACGCTCGAAGGCCTGCTCGCCTATGAGGCGATCATCCTGTCCGACATCGGCGCCAATACGCTGCTGCTGCACCCCGATACGTGGGCCAAAAGCCAGCGCACGCCGAACCGGCTCAAGCTGCTGCGCGAGTATGTGGCGGCGGGCGGCGGGCTGATGATGGTCGGCGGCTATCTGAGCTTTCAGGGCATCAATGGCAGCGCGCGGTTTCGCGGCACGCCCGTCGAAGAGGTACTGCCGGTGACCTGCCTGCCCTACGACGACCGCGTCGAAGTGCCCGAAGGCTTCACGCCGCAGGTGGTCGCCGCGCATCCGCTCGTCGATGGACTCGGCACCGCGTGGCCGCATCTGCTCGGCTACAACGAAGTCCAGCTCAAGCCGGACGCCACGCTGATTGCGACCGTGCCGGAGACCGGGCATCCGTTACTGGTTGCCGGCACGTATGGCAAGGGCCGCACGCTTGCGTGGACCAGCGACATGTCGCATCACTGGCTGCCGCCGGAATTCTCGGACTGGGACGGCAACGCGCGCCTGTGGCTGAACTGCCTCGACTGGCTGAGTTCGGGTGGCGAGTAG